GATGGCCTGGCATCCGGTTACAGTTGACCTGACCATTATCAGAAACAGCTGGTCAATACAGGACACCTATCAATTTTCCTGGTGGGATTCATTGATTGTAGCTGCAGCAATCAAAGCAAATTGTTCCATGCTGCTTTCCGAGGATCTCCATCACGGACAGCAGATTCATGACCTTACCATCATCAATCCATTTCAGCAGGATGCCGGGCAGATGTTGTCCTGATAGAATGAAAAATGAAAATCCCTATGGATGCAACACAACCTTATCCACCTGATATTTCGCTCCCTCTGGTGGCATTGATGAAGGGCGTGGTGTTCAGGGAAAACGATCCGGCCCTGTGGCACCTTTGAAATCAGAATGAATAGGAAACCGTCATGGACGCATATTCGTGATCCTCGTTCTGGGTTTCATATTCTTTGGTCTGGTATACATAGGCATAGGTGATTTTAAAGCGGTGAACAATGACGGCCACACCGGCGATTCCCTGCACGACAAACGGTTTTTTATCCACACTGTGACTGTCCCGGAACGTATTGCCGTCCAGAAAGATATTCCGGAGCACGGCACTGGTATTGAACCCGGCGAACAAATGGCACCCCAGGCGCCGGGATATGGGATAAAACCGGGGGTCATCCTCATTCATGGGGGCATTGGTGTCTGCTCCCGGGCGGATCAGATATGTACCGTAATCATTGGGTAGATGCCAGCCGAACCGGGCCTGTGCCCCGGTGTTGATTCCGGTGAGCGCATTGCCCAGGGCTACGCCCAGGTGCGGAATGACGTCGAATCCAAATCCTTTTCCCGGGTCTGATTTCAACAGCTTCCATTTCCGTTCATAGTGCAGGTTGAGAATCGGCTCGTCTTTCAGCTGATGATCCCAGCCCTTGGGGTCGGTGGTATCGATCCATTTGTGCCAGGTTGTCTGAACCTGTTCCGCATAGGAGTGGGGACCCACAATCCCGAGATTGATTTCAAATGTATCCATACGGTTGCTGTCTTTGCTGTGAAAACCGGCCGCCAGATAGGTGATGCCGGCATAGGGCCGGTCATCTGAAATCAGATCGGTTCGTTCCAGATCTTCGGGCGCATACATGTTCTGACCGATGGACAGGGACACATTCCGGACGGTTCCGGGTTTGTTCACAAACGGCAGGGCATTGATGATGCTGCGACTCCAAGGCGGGGTATCAATTTCATGGTAATCGGACAGATCTTTGGAGATCCAGGTCAATTTGACCCCGTTGGTATATTCCCTGTCCGTGCCGGTGACCACATCGTTTTCAAGATAAAATGTGAACGTGTTGTGATCTTTGGGATATTTTTGGGCCAATGACAGATTGGGACAAAGCACCATTGAGGCAATCAAAAGCGCACCCGCCGGGGCAATGCCCGGCACCAAACCGACCAGCAACTCAAATGAGTTACTTAGAAGAGCGATGAAAAAAGGCAGATGTCTGTCAACAGACGGATGAATCTCAAGGCTGTTTATCAACGGATGCCGATCTTTTCTGCATGTTTGTCTATTCATGGTTTGCCACGCTGTCTGGATTCCATCCCCCGCCCAGAGCTTTAAACAGGGTGGCGGCAGAGACCAGCCTGTCTCTGTCCGCATCGTTCATGGTTTGCCGGGCTGCAAACAAGGCCCTGTCTGCATCAAGAAATTCAATGAAACTGACCAGGCCTTCCCTATACCTTATCCAGGCCAGGT
Above is a window of Desulfotignum balticum DSM 7044 DNA encoding:
- a CDS encoding PIN domain-containing protein, producing the protein MKDNCFVDTNILVYFRDASEPEKQKISGEWLKTLWENQTGRISIQVLNEYYVTVTRKLKPGMTTSHARLDIKNLMAWHPVTVDLTIIRNSWSIQDTYQFSWWDSLIVAAAIKANCSMLLSEDLHHGQQIHDLTIINPFQQDAGQMLS
- a CDS encoding lipid A deacylase LpxR family protein; amino-acid sequence: MNRQTCRKDRHPLINSLEIHPSVDRHLPFFIALLSNSFELLVGLVPGIAPAGALLIASMVLCPNLSLAQKYPKDHNTFTFYLENDVVTGTDREYTNGVKLTWISKDLSDYHEIDTPPWSRSIINALPFVNKPGTVRNVSLSIGQNMYAPEDLERTDLISDDRPYAGITYLAAGFHSKDSNRMDTFEINLGIVGPHSYAEQVQTTWHKWIDTTDPKGWDHQLKDEPILNLHYERKWKLLKSDPGKGFGFDVIPHLGVALGNALTGINTGAQARFGWHLPNDYGTYLIRPGADTNAPMNEDDPRFYPISRRLGCHLFAGFNTSAVLRNIFLDGNTFRDSHSVDKKPFVVQGIAGVAVIVHRFKITYAYVYQTKEYETQNEDHEYASMTVSYSF